In Rhodanobacter denitrificans, the sequence TGCATTTGGGACTCGACATCGGCTACGGCCAAACCAAACTCGCGTGGAGCAGCAACTACGCCCAACCCGTCGCGGAAGTGCATCCTTCGGGCGCGGCGCCCATCGAGCGGTGTGACCGGATGGCTGGAGGGCAGGTTGGTGATACGGCCCTTGGCTACGGCGAAGAGGTCATCGTCGGCAACCGACGCTTTGGCTCGCTGATCGACCCGGACCGAATCCAGAACGGCATGCAGGTCTTGCATCAGGACTACGCCGGGACGCCCGAGTACATGGCGTTGTATTACGGCGCGCTCGCCCGGGTCGGGTCCAATGTGATCGACCACCTCGTGACGGGACTGCCCGTTGCACAGTGCAAAGACAAGGAGAGGGCGCGATACGTCAAGAGCCTTCTCTTGGGTCGGCACAATGTGCGCGAAGGCTTCTCCGTCTCGGTCAACCAGGTCACCATCGTTCCCCAGGCCGTGGGCGCCTACTACGCTTTCCAGGACCGCCGCATAGCGGCCCAGCCCCAGCACGATACCTTGCTGGTGGTGGACTTCGGGCACTTCAGCGTGGACTGGGTGCTCATCAGTGGTCGCTCGTTCCGCGACTCCTCATCGAACAGCTGCGCTCAGGGCGGCAGCTATGTCATCGACCGGATGGTCAGCCTGATCAAGGCCAAGCACGGTATCGCGGTCGGACGGGAACGAATCTACGGCTACGTTCGGGAAGGCCTGAAGGCAGTCCATCTGGGCACCGAAGAAGTGGACCTGCATGCCATCGGGCACGCTGCGGCGGCCGAGGTCGCTCCGACAGTGGTCGGGCAGATCCGCGCCTCACTGCGCGACCAGTCCACCGACGTTAACCGGGTGCTCCTGTGCGGCGGCAGTACGCCGTTCTTCGAGGCGGCGATGCGGGATGCCTTCCCCAAGGCCGTGTACGAGTTGGCGCCCATGCCGGTACTCGCAAACGCGATCGGCTTCCGTTTGTTTGCCAAGAAGAGCGGCTGAGGCTCGACGTAGGCATATAGATAGGAGCATATCGTGAGTAATCAGCCATCGACTTCAAACGCACAGATCCGCATCTTCTTTCGCGGCTCTTCGCCGCTCGATCGGCACGTCCGCGCGGTCGCCCAGAAGCAGAGGGCGCCGCTCATCAAACAGCTCGCGGGCGACTTCCTCGCCCTCCAGCGCGCTCACTACGTCTTTCCAGT encodes:
- a CDS encoding ParM/StbA family protein produces the protein MVHLGLDIGYGQTKLAWSSNYAQPVAEVHPSGAAPIERCDRMAGGQVGDTALGYGEEVIVGNRRFGSLIDPDRIQNGMQVLHQDYAGTPEYMALYYGALARVGSNVIDHLVTGLPVAQCKDKERARYVKSLLLGRHNVREGFSVSVNQVTIVPQAVGAYYAFQDRRIAAQPQHDTLLVVDFGHFSVDWVLISGRSFRDSSSNSCAQGGSYVIDRMVSLIKAKHGIAVGRERIYGYVREGLKAVHLGTEEVDLHAIGHAAAAEVAPTVVGQIRASLRDQSTDVNRVLLCGGSTPFFEAAMRDAFPKAVYELAPMPVLANAIGFRLFAKKSG